The Hymenobacter sp. 5317J-9 genome has a window encoding:
- a CDS encoding DUF4442 domain-containing protein — MPTADTPKAADFRRQVLNPMKLRLFLMRKLPMAWLAGLRLTQLTPESATVTIRYKYLTQNPFRSLYFACLAMAAEFASGIQAMMHVQAGGPVSMLVVSLQGDFTKKAVGLITFTCPDGPRIAEAVAESRATGEGRVVECVSTGVDEAGDVVAVFRLTWSFRAKK, encoded by the coding sequence CGACACCCCCAAAGCTGCCGACTTCCGCCGCCAGGTCCTGAACCCGATGAAGCTGCGGCTCTTCCTGATGCGGAAGCTGCCCATGGCGTGGCTGGCCGGCCTGCGCCTCACGCAGCTCACGCCGGAGTCGGCCACGGTCACCATTCGCTACAAATACCTCACGCAAAACCCGTTTCGCAGCCTCTATTTCGCCTGTTTGGCCATGGCGGCGGAGTTTGCCAGCGGCATTCAGGCCATGATGCACGTGCAGGCCGGCGGGCCGGTTTCGATGCTGGTGGTGAGCCTGCAGGGCGATTTCACCAAGAAGGCCGTCGGCCTCATCACTTTCACCTGTCCCGACGGGCCGCGCATCGCCGAAGCCGTTGCCGAAAGCCGCGCCACCGGCGAAGGCCGTGTGGTAGAATGCGTGAGCACCGGCGTGGACGAGGCCGGCGACGTGGTGGCCGTGTTCCGGCTCACGTGGTCGTTTCGGGCCAAAAAATAA
- a CDS encoding diadenylate cyclase gives MTPTLAPAPTLLWPYQTRYHRAAQTLAHDLFSALDEDLQPHVVLLALPTNPDLPARCLEPTDCDLPADAFVGTVARGRVIQLTTPRPYSERNDVTPAMIRRKHEGMGVRDAVQEVLDALDEHAVYQHFAGWPVEINGYFVATVLRLQRKPLRAYPSLRPHRFYTDGRPLAPSLLVAAMYRFNEESVKALTEAEPGASIFTRPRESEELLRSAGKALLDTPAQALGLDPAAATLFATCNTISSLRYEGAEGVGKLLLARRGHPNIEEIFALTCPTDLTDYRAVRKLLEMTTPDVHLLADGENVYALGRLTGKYDAEREDLFTISFVTHYAWELQHDGHVLLRSHYGLPGLPRTRLNRTSFRKALKRTFALVDHTKVERLWDVVLEASRQKHGTLLVITTEALAEADRLKLQCTLIEPVPLTPLITRLVTSIDGAVLLDPEGYCYSIGVILDGRASGRGDSTRGARYNSALRYVESSDYPCLAVVVSEDGLVDVITSEKEL, from the coding sequence ATGACGCCCACCCTCGCCCCTGCTCCCACCCTCCTCTGGCCCTACCAAACGCGCTACCACCGCGCCGCCCAAACCCTGGCGCACGACCTGTTTTCGGCCCTCGACGAAGACCTGCAGCCCCACGTGGTGCTGCTGGCCCTGCCCACCAACCCCGACCTGCCCGCCCGCTGCCTCGAACCCACCGACTGCGACCTGCCCGCCGACGCCTTCGTGGGCACCGTGGCGCGCGGCCGCGTCATTCAGCTCACCACTCCGCGCCCCTACTCCGAGCGCAACGACGTGACCCCGGCCATGATTCGGCGCAAGCACGAAGGCATGGGCGTGCGCGATGCCGTGCAGGAAGTGCTGGACGCGCTGGACGAGCACGCCGTTTACCAGCACTTTGCCGGCTGGCCGGTCGAAATCAACGGGTATTTTGTGGCCACGGTGCTGCGCCTGCAGCGCAAACCGCTGCGGGCTTACCCGTCGCTGCGCCCGCACCGCTTCTATACCGACGGCCGGCCGCTAGCGCCCTCGCTGCTGGTGGCGGCCATGTACCGCTTCAACGAAGAAAGCGTGAAGGCCCTGACCGAGGCCGAGCCCGGGGCCAGCATCTTCACCCGCCCCCGCGAAAGCGAGGAATTGCTGCGCAGCGCCGGCAAGGCCCTGCTCGACACGCCTGCCCAGGCCCTGGGGCTGGACCCCGCCGCCGCCACGCTCTTTGCCACCTGCAACACCATCAGCAGCCTGCGCTACGAGGGCGCCGAGGGCGTGGGCAAGCTGCTGCTGGCCCGCCGCGGCCACCCCAACATCGAGGAAATCTTTGCCCTCACCTGCCCCACCGACCTCACCGACTACCGGGCCGTGCGCAAGCTGCTGGAGATGACCACGCCCGACGTGCACCTGCTCGCCGACGGCGAAAACGTGTACGCCCTGGGCCGCCTCACCGGCAAGTACGACGCCGAGCGCGAAGATTTGTTCACCATCAGCTTCGTGACGCACTACGCCTGGGAGCTGCAGCACGACGGCCACGTGCTGCTGCGCTCGCACTACGGCCTGCCCGGCCTGCCCCGCACCCGCCTCAACCGCACCAGCTTCCGCAAGGCCCTCAAGCGCACCTTCGCCCTCGTCGACCACACCAAAGTGGAGCGCCTTTGGGACGTAGTACTCGAAGCCAGCCGCCAGAAGCACGGCACCCTATTGGTCATCACCACAGAAGCCCTGGCCGAAGCCGACCGCCTCAAGCTGCAATGCACGCTGATTGAGCCGGTGCCCCTCACGCCGCTCATCACGCGCCTCGTCACCAGCATCGACGGCGCCGTGCTGCTCGACCCGGAAGGCTACTGCTACTCCATCGGCGTCATTCTCGATGGCCGCGCTTCGGGCCGCGGCGACAGCACCCGCGGCGCCCGCTACAACTCGGCCCTGCGCTACGTGGAAAGCTCGGACTACCCCTGCCTGGCCGTGGTGGTGAGCGAAGACGGATTGGTGGATGTCATTACGTCGGAGAAGGAGTTGTAG
- a CDS encoding energy transducer TonB: MKRFLPLLLSCLVGFGAHAQKLKMPPKPSATTVYDSVAQPAVPLGGTEKYAQFLADHQKYPAAAMQKGIQGTVKVSFIVEKTGTVNEVKVENPLSPELDAEAIRLIKSGPKWTPARHHRNEVVRQRVVVPVSFVMSPGSTTTITTKGKTTSIAAPAADIAASANPNVRAVVAPDRPTQPVGGTQAFFDWIEKNQKYPLLAKQRKIQGKVMVEFMVQPDGSLTDMRVVKKMGSGLDEEALRLIKTAPKWEPAMFQGKPIKQKMLLPVLFQL, translated from the coding sequence ATGAAACGCTTTCTTCCTCTACTGCTCAGCTGCCTGGTGGGCTTCGGTGCCCACGCCCAAAAGCTCAAGATGCCGCCCAAGCCTTCGGCCACCACCGTGTATGACTCAGTGGCCCAGCCGGCCGTGCCCCTTGGCGGCACCGAGAAATACGCCCAGTTCCTGGCCGACCACCAGAAATACCCGGCCGCCGCCATGCAGAAGGGCATTCAGGGCACCGTAAAAGTGAGTTTTATAGTGGAAAAAACCGGCACCGTGAACGAAGTGAAGGTGGAAAACCCGCTCTCGCCGGAGCTCGACGCCGAGGCCATCCGCCTCATCAAAAGCGGCCCGAAATGGACGCCGGCGCGGCACCATCGCAACGAAGTGGTGCGCCAGCGCGTGGTGGTACCGGTGTCGTTTGTGATGTCGCCGGGCAGCACCACCACCATTACCACCAAGGGCAAAACCACGTCCATTGCCGCGCCCGCGGCCGACATCGCCGCCTCGGCCAACCCCAATGTGCGGGCCGTGGTGGCCCCCGACCGCCCCACCCAGCCCGTGGGCGGCACCCAGGCTTTCTTCGACTGGATTGAGAAAAACCAGAAATACCCCCTGCTGGCCAAGCAGCGCAAGATTCAGGGCAAGGTAATGGTCGAATTCATGGTGCAGCCCGACGGCAGCCTGACCGACATGCGGGTGGTGAAAAAGATGGGTTCCGGGCTCGACGAAGAGGCCCTGCGGCTCATCAAGACCGCGCCCAAGTGGGAGCCGGCCATGTTTCAGGGCAAGCCCATCAAACAAAAGATGCTGCTGCCCGTCTTGTTTCAATTGTAA
- a CDS encoding RidA family protein, with protein sequence MTEPQPSRAPEPVGAYPYTRRVGNLLFLSGVGPRQRGQKAIPGVEVDEDGNILQYDFESQCHAVFQNVRYILEEAGAQWDDLVDVTVFLTNMKDDFPVYNRLYAEYFATAQPCRTTLEINCLPTPIAIELKCIAALGSPG encoded by the coding sequence ATGACCGAGCCCCAGCCCTCCCGCGCCCCCGAACCCGTGGGTGCCTATCCCTACACCCGCCGCGTGGGCAACCTGCTGTTTCTCTCCGGCGTGGGCCCGCGCCAGCGCGGCCAGAAAGCCATTCCCGGCGTCGAGGTCGACGAGGACGGCAACATCCTGCAATACGACTTCGAGAGCCAGTGCCACGCCGTGTTTCAGAACGTGCGCTACATCCTGGAAGAAGCCGGCGCGCAGTGGGACGACCTGGTAGACGTGACCGTGTTCCTGACCAACATGAAGGACGACTTTCCAGTCTACAACCGCCTCTACGCCGAGTACTTTGCCACCGCCCAGCCCTGCCGCACCACCCTCGAAATCAACTGCCTGCCCACGCCCATTGCCATCGAGCTGAAGTGCATCGCGGCCCTGGGCAGCCCGGGGTAA
- a CDS encoding bestrophin family ion channel, which yields MYVRKNIRFGVVWRLVWRSLLLFTIYDSVICLLYEFGGAHWIDIPWAPVATLGAAVAFYIGFKNNGSYDRFWEGRQLWGSIVNLSRTWSIRAFDFVEASGGDDPLAPDVDLRRLHRRLVYRHLAWTNALRLHLRRQTAEFWDTDVAPFLDPAEDADVRRLSNPPTHLLRQQSNELRQLHQRGLLTEFRHVALMDTIQDLFNAQGGCERIKNTPFPRQYAFYSFVFVWVFAVVLPLGLVAEFAKMGPGHIWLMVPFAVVVSGVFNTIELVGHTSENPFENEMNDVPMTSICRSIEIDLRELLGETELPAKIEAVNDVLY from the coding sequence ATGTACGTTCGGAAAAACATACGCTTCGGTGTGGTATGGCGCCTGGTGTGGCGCAGCCTGCTGCTGTTCACCATCTACGACTCGGTTATCTGCCTGCTCTACGAGTTTGGCGGGGCGCACTGGATTGATATTCCGTGGGCGCCAGTGGCCACGCTGGGGGCGGCCGTGGCCTTCTACATCGGCTTCAAAAACAACGGCAGCTACGACCGTTTCTGGGAAGGCCGGCAGCTGTGGGGCTCCATTGTGAACCTGAGCCGAACCTGGAGCATTCGAGCGTTCGACTTTGTGGAAGCGTCCGGCGGCGACGACCCGCTGGCGCCCGACGTCGACCTGCGCCGCCTGCACCGGCGCCTGGTGTACCGCCACCTGGCCTGGACCAACGCCCTGCGCCTGCACCTGCGCCGCCAAACCGCCGAGTTCTGGGACACCGACGTAGCGCCCTTCCTCGACCCTGCCGAGGACGCCGACGTGCGCCGTCTCAGCAACCCGCCCACGCACCTGCTGCGCCAGCAAAGCAACGAGCTGCGCCAGCTGCACCAGCGCGGCCTGCTCACCGAATTCCGCCACGTGGCCCTGATGGACACCATTCAGGACCTGTTCAACGCCCAGGGCGGCTGCGAGCGCATCAAGAACACGCCGTTTCCGCGGCAATATGCTTTCTATAGCTTCGTGTTCGTGTGGGTGTTTGCGGTGGTGCTGCCGCTGGGGCTGGTGGCCGAGTTCGCCAAAATGGGCCCGGGCCACATCTGGCTCATGGTGCCGTTTGCGGTGGTCGTGTCGGGGGTGTTCAACACCATCGAACTGGTGGGCCACACCAGCGAAAATCCTTTCGAAAACGAGATGAACGACGTGCCCATGACGTCCATCTGCCGCAGCATCGAAATCGACCTGCGCGAGTTGCTGGGCGAAACCGAGCTTCCCGCCAAGATTGAGGCCGTTAATGACGTGCTGTACTAG
- a CDS encoding gliding motility-associated C-terminal domain-containing protein has product MDIQVTNPRIYEVRVPVQPSNYGKSVQRVTISKGSSDPVLNVMGISLGSNCLGAPTGGTATASTPSVCPGLPVVLNLTGATVSGSITYQWQASTDGGLTFSNIAGATTVPFTARPTVSTRYRAVVTCGPQSGNSAAVAVAVLPTTATVAYAPGPICLPAPGTAGTATPLAATPAGGTFSSTTGLVLNASTGDIDLGASAPGTYTVTYNLLNACQAVGTTTVTLVRNTPTLAYLATTFCRTGSTTITATPAGGTFSSTPGLAINPTTGVIDLVNSTAGTYLVTYTSASPCPAAATVQVVVKSDALPVFPTVLTPNNDDKNDVLRLKIADVTGYHIRVYSRWGRKVYEGYDAAQGWNAADNSAGMYYYQVSYTDCAGRLQEYKSWVEVVK; this is encoded by the coding sequence GTGGACATTCAAGTCACCAATCCGCGCATTTACGAAGTGCGGGTGCCGGTGCAGCCGAGCAACTACGGCAAGTCGGTGCAACGCGTGACCATCTCGAAAGGCTCCTCCGACCCCGTGCTGAACGTGATGGGCATCAGCCTAGGCTCCAACTGCCTGGGGGCGCCCACCGGCGGCACGGCCACCGCCAGCACGCCCAGCGTGTGCCCCGGCCTGCCCGTGGTGCTGAATCTGACCGGCGCCACCGTATCGGGCAGCATCACCTATCAGTGGCAGGCCTCGACGGACGGCGGCCTGACCTTTAGCAACATCGCGGGCGCCACCACCGTGCCCTTCACGGCCCGCCCCACCGTTTCGACCCGCTACCGTGCCGTGGTGACGTGCGGCCCGCAGTCGGGCAACTCGGCCGCCGTGGCCGTGGCGGTGCTGCCCACCACGGCCACCGTGGCCTACGCGCCCGGCCCTATCTGCCTGCCTGCGCCCGGCACCGCGGGCACGGCCACGCCGCTGGCCGCCACGCCCGCCGGGGGCACGTTCAGCAGCACTACGGGCCTGGTGCTCAATGCCAGCACGGGCGACATCGACCTGGGCGCGTCGGCACCGGGCACCTACACCGTGACGTATAATCTGCTGAACGCCTGCCAGGCCGTGGGCACCACCACGGTTACGCTGGTGCGCAACACGCCCACCCTGGCCTATTTGGCTACCACTTTTTGCCGTACGGGCAGCACCACTATTACGGCCACGCCGGCGGGCGGCACGTTTAGCAGCACCCCGGGCCTGGCCATCAACCCCACCACGGGCGTGATTGATTTGGTCAATTCAACAGCGGGCACTTATCTCGTGACCTATACCAGCGCAAGCCCGTGTCCGGCCGCGGCTACGGTACAAGTGGTGGTGAAGAGCGACGCGCTGCCGGTATTTCCCACCGTGCTCACGCCCAACAACGACGACAAGAACGACGTGCTGCGCCTCAAAATAGCCGACGTGACCGGCTACCACATCCGCGTGTACAGCCGCTGGGGCCGCAAGGTGTATGAGGGCTACGACGCCGCCCAGGGCTGGAACGCCGCCGACAACAGCGCCGGCATGTATTACTACCAGGTGAGCTACACCGACTGCGCCGGCCGCCTGCAGGAATACAAAAGCTGGGTGGAAGTGGTGAAGTAA
- a CDS encoding FUSC family membrane protein has product MNTHSRRLRYFLSGQNFSDGVRTTVAILLPALLLAQWGHFDLGLTVSTGAVCVSVTDTPGPAAHRRNGMLAALAVVVLTALLTSLAATSVWLLGLEIGVLSFLCTMFLVWGARAGAVGTAGLLNVVLLLAHPPALSEVLPHAGLLLLGGLWYAGLAMVAYQVLPYRPAQQALGECIHALARFLELKAKFYLPETALDEDYRELVAQQVVVNEKQEAARDFLFRTRQIVNETTSTGRRLVLTFVETVDLYERITAGYYDYGTVRATFGSSGVLPDIAALIRHIATELDHLGVAIQTSRRYAGPGPDLSEEWGRLQVRISALDADGEGHTRVLKKILVNLRDIIRRVGNIRRYFDESLAVASPVPSRAAEHARFVAHQEIERQAFGQNLTLKSSVFRHSVRMTLACLVAFVLAESLWHGQHNYWILMTVTIMLKPGFSLTRQRNTERIIGTLAGGALGGVILWALPWTEARFGVLVVFMVLAYSFQRTVYLATVVFLTAYLLIMFSFLGFSYVGVAEERITDTLIGCAIAFSAGYFLFPSWESEQLTDYMAAALRANLAYLRQLANRLAGRPLPPNEYRLLRKDVYVSGANLAAAFQRMLTEPKSKQHRPTETHEFVVLNHILSSNIAALTATLREAAPAVPPFAAESRRALTSALAALQKSLVRIAPAAAPAAELGLGTAETDASDDKTLLEQLAFLQKVSTDISKISEILVEHQPPALSGAA; this is encoded by the coding sequence ATGAACACCCACTCCCGCCGCCTCCGCTACTTCCTGTCCGGGCAAAACTTCTCCGACGGCGTGCGCACCACGGTGGCCATTTTGCTGCCGGCGCTGCTGCTGGCCCAGTGGGGGCATTTCGACCTGGGCCTCACCGTCTCGACCGGGGCCGTGTGCGTGAGCGTGACCGACACCCCCGGCCCGGCCGCCCACCGCCGCAACGGCATGCTGGCCGCCCTGGCCGTGGTGGTGCTCACGGCCCTGCTCACCAGCCTGGCGGCCACCAGCGTGTGGCTGCTGGGGCTCGAAATCGGGGTGCTGAGTTTTCTGTGCACCATGTTTCTGGTGTGGGGCGCGCGGGCCGGGGCCGTGGGCACGGCCGGCCTGCTGAACGTGGTGCTGCTGCTGGCCCACCCCCCGGCCCTCAGCGAGGTGCTGCCGCATGCGGGCTTGCTGCTGCTGGGCGGGCTGTGGTACGCCGGCCTGGCCATGGTGGCCTACCAGGTGCTGCCCTACCGCCCGGCCCAGCAGGCGCTGGGCGAGTGCATCCACGCGCTGGCCCGCTTTCTGGAGCTAAAAGCCAAGTTCTATTTGCCCGAAACGGCCCTCGACGAGGACTACCGCGAACTGGTGGCCCAGCAGGTGGTGGTGAATGAAAAGCAGGAGGCCGCCCGCGACTTCCTGTTCCGCACCCGCCAGATAGTGAACGAAACCACCAGCACCGGCCGCCGCCTGGTGCTCACCTTCGTCGAAACCGTGGACCTGTACGAGCGCATCACGGCCGGGTATTACGACTACGGCACGGTGCGCGCCACCTTTGGTAGTAGTGGCGTGCTGCCCGACATTGCCGCCCTCATCCGCCACATTGCCACCGAGCTCGACCACCTCGGCGTGGCCATCCAGACCAGCCGCCGCTACGCCGGCCCGGGCCCCGACCTGAGCGAGGAATGGGGGCGCCTGCAAGTCCGCATCAGCGCCCTCGACGCCGACGGCGAAGGCCACACGCGGGTGCTGAAGAAAATTCTGGTCAACCTGCGCGACATCATCCGGCGCGTGGGCAACATCCGCCGCTACTTCGACGAAAGCCTGGCCGTTGCCTCGCCCGTGCCCAGCCGCGCCGCCGAGCACGCCCGGTTTGTGGCCCACCAGGAAATCGAGCGGCAGGCCTTCGGCCAAAACCTCACCCTGAAGTCGAGCGTGTTCCGCCACTCGGTGCGCATGACGCTGGCCTGCCTTGTGGCCTTCGTGTTGGCCGAAAGCCTCTGGCATGGCCAGCACAACTACTGGATTTTGATGACCGTGACCATCATGCTCAAGCCCGGCTTCAGCCTCACGCGCCAGCGCAACACCGAGCGCATCATCGGCACGCTGGCGGGCGGGGCGCTGGGCGGAGTCATTCTCTGGGCCCTGCCCTGGACGGAGGCGCGGTTTGGCGTGCTGGTGGTGTTCATGGTGCTGGCCTACAGCTTCCAGCGCACCGTGTACCTGGCCACGGTCGTCTTTCTCACGGCCTATTTGCTCATCATGTTCAGCTTTCTGGGATTCAGCTACGTTGGGGTGGCCGAGGAGCGCATCACCGACACGCTCATTGGCTGCGCAATTGCGTTTTCGGCCGGGTATTTCCTGTTTCCCAGCTGGGAATCGGAACAGCTGACCGACTACATGGCCGCCGCCCTGCGCGCCAATCTGGCCTACCTGCGCCAGCTGGCCAACCGCCTGGCCGGCCGCCCGTTGCCGCCCAACGAGTACCGCCTGCTGCGCAAGGACGTGTACGTGAGCGGCGCCAACCTGGCGGCCGCCTTCCAGCGCATGCTCACCGAGCCCAAAAGCAAGCAGCACCGCCCCACCGAAACCCACGAGTTTGTGGTGCTGAACCACATTCTCTCCTCCAACATCGCCGCCCTCACCGCCACCCTGCGCGAGGCCGCGCCCGCCGTGCCGCCCTTCGCCGCCGAAAGCCGCCGCGCCCTCACCAGTGCCCTAGCCGCCCTGCAAAAAAGCCTGGTGCGCATAGCACCCGCTGCCGCCCCCGCCGCCGAACTGGGCCTCGGCACGGCTGAAACCGACGCGTCCGACGACAAAACCCTGCTCGAGCAGCTCGCTTTCCTGCAGAAGGTGAGCACCGATATCAGCAAGATTTCGGAGATTCTGGTGGAGCACCAGCCGCCTGCTTTGTCGGGCGCCGCTTAG
- a CDS encoding 7TM diverse intracellular signaling domain-containing protein: MRFCYFAVLMLGLWAGTAVSARAADNPPHRLRDTLLLKDPKGAHLSEAYRYYTEPFGPAPDPERAEAQYRAGRFRPGPWHKTLNLGLLHRRVWLRLPVRNTEARRLRFLWSIFNFTDSAALYMRRQGETRFTRLGDASSWAPAAERQFPARSLSFPFELSPGEAAVLYLRADVHTGGVYLPTYIETAEHFLAWEMGFPFERHWVWLLGFYLSSAVFSLVLFAFLRDRIYLWYVAYVAAVALFLMMEDGLDALLLPGPLYRLLWSVGQYNFLILAGAAGIRIMQLFLRLPMAGKLYRTGSWLAGAAAVLVAAYAAVFPWAVRHSLPLVEGLNYGREVLMLLVFGYGWVTLVAALLSRHRRRLAAYYSLTYLCFFVGYAVFWLNHLGLSSFNPIYPNTLAWGLFAELLVLSALLTGRFRYTLRQNAQLRIRRLQQRNEEGGRLIAAQDAEREQLARELHDALGPNLAALHMAWQSNAVRDALAAAPNAATIGLLTEEILGQLYSQVRQLSHSLLPMEPGTNRLHNSIVALCDAFNLNGPPHVDTRLDPGLDALPQAVQSAAFRIVAELVNNAVRHAQARHVQVQLRCHAAHLELCVEDDGRGFARGEDTPPVGIGLRGVRTRAAYLGGSVRIETPNATGTRVVVQLPF; this comes from the coding sequence ATGCGGTTTTGCTACTTCGCGGTGCTGATGCTGGGCTTGTGGGCCGGAACGGCCGTGTCCGCCCGGGCGGCCGACAACCCGCCGCACCGCCTGCGCGACACCCTGCTGCTGAAGGACCCCAAAGGCGCGCACCTTTCCGAAGCCTACCGCTACTACACCGAGCCCTTTGGCCCCGCGCCCGACCCCGAACGGGCCGAAGCCCAGTACCGCGCCGGCCGCTTCCGCCCCGGCCCCTGGCACAAAACCCTGAACCTGGGCCTGCTGCACCGCCGCGTGTGGCTGCGCCTGCCGGTGCGCAACACCGAAGCCAGGCGCCTGCGCTTCCTGTGGAGCATCTTCAACTTCACCGACAGCGCGGCGCTCTACATGCGGCGGCAGGGCGAAACCCGCTTCACGCGCCTGGGCGACGCCAGCTCGTGGGCGCCAGCGGCCGAGCGGCAGTTCCCGGCTCGTTCGCTGAGCTTTCCGTTTGAGCTGAGCCCCGGCGAGGCGGCCGTGCTGTACCTGCGCGCCGACGTGCACACCGGCGGCGTGTACCTGCCCACCTACATCGAAACCGCCGAGCATTTTCTGGCCTGGGAAATGGGCTTTCCGTTTGAGCGGCACTGGGTGTGGCTGTTGGGTTTTTACCTGAGCAGCGCGGTGTTCAGCCTGGTGCTGTTTGCGTTTCTGCGCGACCGCATCTACCTCTGGTACGTGGCCTACGTTGCGGCCGTGGCGCTGTTTCTGATGATGGAGGACGGCCTCGACGCCCTGCTGCTGCCGGGGCCACTGTACCGCCTGCTGTGGTCGGTGGGCCAATACAATTTCCTGATACTGGCCGGCGCAGCGGGCATTCGCATCATGCAGCTGTTTTTGCGGCTGCCGATGGCGGGCAAGCTGTACCGCACCGGCTCTTGGCTGGCGGGCGCGGCGGCGGTGCTGGTGGCGGCCTACGCGGCGGTGTTTCCGTGGGCGGTGCGCCACAGCCTGCCGCTGGTGGAAGGCCTCAACTACGGCCGCGAGGTGCTGATGCTGCTGGTGTTCGGCTACGGCTGGGTGACGCTGGTGGCGGCCTTGCTCTCGCGGCACCGGCGGCGCCTGGCGGCGTATTATTCACTTACGTACCTCTGCTTTTTTGTCGGGTACGCGGTATTTTGGCTGAACCACTTGGGGCTGAGCAGCTTCAACCCCATTTACCCCAACACGTTGGCCTGGGGCCTGTTTGCCGAGTTGCTGGTGCTGAGCGCCCTGCTCACGGGCCGCTTTCGCTACACGCTGCGGCAGAATGCGCAGCTGCGCATCCGGCGGCTGCAGCAGCGCAACGAGGAAGGCGGCCGCCTCATCGCGGCGCAGGATGCCGAGCGCGAGCAATTGGCCCGCGAGCTGCACGACGCCCTGGGCCCCAACCTGGCCGCCCTGCACATGGCCTGGCAAAGCAACGCCGTGCGCGACGCCCTGGCCGCCGCCCCCAATGCGGCCACCATCGGCCTGCTCACCGAAGAAATTCTGGGCCAGCTCTACAGCCAGGTGCGCCAGCTCAGCCACTCGCTGCTGCCCATGGAGCCCGGCACCAACCGCCTCCATAATTCCATTGTAGCGCTGTGCGACGCCTTCAACCTCAACGGCCCGCCCCACGTCGACACCCGCCTCGACCCCGGCCTCGACGCCCTGCCCCAGGCGGTGCAGTCGGCCGCTTTCCGCATCGTGGCCGAACTGGTGAACAACGCCGTGCGCCACGCCCAGGCCCGCCACGTGCAGGTGCAGCTGCGCTGCCACGCCGCCCACCTCGAGCTGTGCGTGGAAGACGACGGCCGCGGCTTTGCCCGCGGGGAGGACACGCCGCCCGTGGGCATTGGCCTGCGCGGCGTGCGCACCCGCGCCGCCTACCTGGGCGGCAGCGTGCGCATCGAAACGCCGAACGCAACCGGGACGCGCGTGGTGGTGCAGCTGCCTTTCTGA